One window of Cellulomonas shaoxiangyii genomic DNA carries:
- a CDS encoding DUF6807 family protein yields MPTERPQTRWPRGATTIAEVATAAGVSRATVSRVMNGRDTVDAELAARVKEVAARLQYRPSNVARSLSLGRTDTVAVVVPDLANPMFQQVLRGVAAAAADAGYRVLVADTAEHAGDEEKVVVDARMRCDALVLVSPRMPERALRALLPQVRPAVVVNRAPDGTTPTLEIDYAHGIGQIVDHLLGLGHRHLLYLAGPPESASHLRRLEALRVAAAHRSGVRLSEMPAGASVEAGYAVAGDVLAARPTAVVAYNDLVAFGLLARLNELGVAVPGDLSIVGFDDIELARFATPSLTTAAVPQAELGRLAWEHLRPLLAGGEPVQDPAPIRPTLAVRASTGPVPPSVRLARAAEGGAPQAAADPLRDVAWRLEAGVPAAEATADLIGASSAAHHGELPLARYVTGADLPPVHARRPYLHPVHTAGGTALTDVSPVDHRHHYGMSFAVPVVNGTSYWGGRTFLRDEGPTLLPNHGRQVPRSRRVVGGTLVEDVAWLDERDEPLLREDRTLEAHPWADARAWLLRWSSTLHAEHGELRIESPATNGRPQAGYGGLFWRLAAADTTSVLGEGLAGEQAVHGSRSPWLAFVQRRELASATLLLVQPPEQLRPWFVRVAEYPGAGPALAWDSVTRVPAGGTLEAGLAAVLVDRALGADEAAELAARAWA; encoded by the coding sequence GTGCCCACAGAACGGCCGCAGACCCGCTGGCCGCGCGGCGCCACGACGATCGCCGAGGTCGCCACGGCCGCCGGCGTGTCCCGCGCGACCGTCTCGCGCGTCATGAACGGGCGCGACACGGTCGACGCGGAGCTCGCGGCGCGCGTCAAGGAGGTCGCGGCCCGGCTGCAGTACCGCCCCAGCAACGTGGCGCGCAGCCTCTCGCTCGGGCGCACCGACACCGTGGCCGTCGTCGTCCCGGACCTCGCCAACCCGATGTTCCAGCAGGTGCTGCGCGGGGTCGCGGCGGCCGCCGCGGACGCCGGCTACCGCGTGCTCGTGGCCGACACCGCGGAGCACGCCGGGGACGAGGAGAAGGTCGTCGTCGACGCCCGGATGCGCTGCGACGCGCTCGTGCTCGTCTCGCCCCGCATGCCCGAGCGCGCGCTGCGCGCCCTGCTGCCCCAGGTGCGGCCGGCCGTCGTCGTCAACCGTGCGCCCGACGGCACGACGCCCACGCTCGAGATCGACTACGCGCACGGCATCGGGCAGATCGTCGACCACCTGCTCGGGCTCGGCCACCGCCACCTGCTCTACCTGGCCGGCCCGCCCGAGAGCGCGTCGCACCTGCGCCGCCTGGAGGCGCTGCGGGTCGCCGCGGCCCACCGCTCCGGCGTCCGGCTCTCCGAGATGCCCGCGGGCGCCAGCGTCGAGGCCGGCTACGCCGTGGCCGGCGACGTGCTCGCGGCGCGGCCCACCGCGGTCGTCGCGTACAACGACCTCGTCGCGTTCGGCCTGCTCGCGCGGCTCAACGAGCTGGGTGTGGCCGTGCCCGGCGACCTGTCCATCGTCGGGTTCGACGACATCGAGCTGGCGCGTTTCGCCACCCCGTCGCTGACGACGGCGGCGGTGCCGCAGGCCGAGCTGGGACGGCTGGCGTGGGAGCACCTGCGCCCCCTCCTGGCGGGAGGAGAGCCCGTGCAGGACCCCGCGCCCATCCGCCCGACGCTCGCCGTGCGCGCGAGCACCGGCCCCGTGCCCCCGTCCGTCCGCCTCGCCCGCGCCGCCGAGGGCGGCGCCCCGCAGGCCGCGGCGGACCCGCTGCGCGACGTGGCGTGGCGGCTGGAGGCCGGCGTGCCCGCCGCCGAGGCGACCGCGGACCTGATCGGCGCGTCCAGCGCCGCGCACCACGGCGAGCTGCCGCTCGCGCGCTACGTCACCGGTGCCGACCTGCCGCCCGTGCACGCACGGCGCCCGTACCTGCACCCCGTGCACACCGCGGGCGGGACCGCCCTCACCGACGTCAGCCCCGTCGACCACCGCCACCACTACGGGATGTCGTTCGCCGTGCCCGTGGTCAACGGCACGTCCTACTGGGGCGGGCGGACGTTCCTGCGCGACGAGGGCCCGACGCTGCTGCCGAACCACGGCCGGCAGGTGCCGCGGTCGCGTCGCGTCGTTGGCGGCACCCTGGTCGAGGACGTCGCCTGGCTCGACGAGCGGGACGAGCCGCTGCTGCGCGAGGACCGCACGCTCGAGGCGCACCCGTGGGCGGACGCCCGCGCGTGGCTGCTGCGCTGGTCCAGCACGCTGCACGCCGAGCACGGCGAGCTGCGCATCGAGAGCCCCGCGACCAACGGGCGGCCGCAGGCCGGGTACGGCGGGCTGTTCTGGCGGCTCGCCGCCGCCGACACGACGTCCGTGCTGGGCGAGGGCCTCGCGGGGGAGCAGGCCGTGCACGGCAGCCGCTCGCCGTGGCTGGCGTTCGTGCAGCGGCGCGAGCTGGCGTCCGCGACGCTCCTGCTGGTGCAGCCGCCCGAGCAGCTGCGGCCGTGGTTCGTGCGCGTGGCCGAGTACCCGGGTGCCGGCCCGGCGCTCGCGTGGGACTCGGTGACGCGCGTGCCGGCCGGCGGGACGCTCGAGGCCGGCCTCGCGGCCGTGCTCGTCGACCGGGCGCTCGGCGCCGACGAGGCGGCCGAGCTGGCGGCGCGGGCATGGGCGTGA
- a CDS encoding Gfo/Idh/MocA family protein: MGVTGRDAGADSVGAGAVGGDAVGAGGSGSDAPGVRAAHVAEVAVVGVHGHGASHLRTVRALAAAGRARLAAVVDPRPVAGTGLTEPDADGAGPLVPPDARWYPSLDALLAAAPPDVVVLSTPIHTHLPLATAALRAGCDVLLEKPTVATLAEHAELVDVVRATGRRCQVGFQTFGSGAADELTRLVASGELGEVTTVGAVGTWVRPRAYYARAAWAGRRSLDGVPVVDGVVTNPLAHAVATALRVAGATRAEDVASVDVELFHAHPIEADDTSSVVVTTTNGRTVAAGLTLCAPERSLATVVVRGTQGEATLRYEADELDVRTARGARTIRTGRRDLLADLLDARLDPAVRLRCDVEATGAFMAVLEAVRTAPDPRAVPDALVTWVGAGQEAHPVVADVEAWCAAVAERGAGFGAVGAPWATALRPAAAP, from the coding sequence ATGGGCGTGACGGGCCGGGACGCGGGTGCGGACTCGGTGGGTGCGGGCGCCGTGGGTGGGGACGCCGTGGGTGCGGGCGGGTCGGGCTCCGACGCGCCGGGCGTGCGCGCGGCCCACGTCGCCGAGGTCGCCGTCGTCGGCGTGCACGGCCACGGCGCGTCCCACCTGCGGACCGTGCGGGCGCTGGCCGCCGCCGGACGCGCGCGGCTCGCGGCCGTCGTCGACCCGCGGCCCGTCGCCGGCACCGGGCTGACCGAGCCGGACGCCGACGGCGCCGGTCCGCTCGTCCCGCCGGACGCGCGCTGGTACCCGTCCCTCGACGCGCTGCTCGCCGCCGCGCCGCCGGACGTCGTCGTCCTCTCCACGCCGATCCACACCCACCTGCCGCTCGCGACCGCGGCGCTGCGGGCCGGCTGCGACGTGCTCCTCGAGAAGCCGACCGTCGCGACGCTCGCGGAGCACGCCGAGCTGGTCGACGTCGTGCGTGCCACCGGGCGGCGCTGCCAGGTCGGGTTCCAGACGTTCGGCTCCGGCGCCGCCGACGAGCTGACGCGCCTCGTCGCGTCCGGCGAGCTCGGCGAGGTCACGACCGTCGGGGCGGTGGGCACGTGGGTGCGCCCCCGGGCGTACTACGCCCGCGCCGCGTGGGCCGGCCGACGCTCGCTCGACGGCGTGCCGGTGGTCGACGGCGTCGTGACGAACCCCCTCGCGCACGCGGTCGCGACCGCCCTGAGGGTCGCCGGCGCGACGCGTGCCGAGGACGTCGCGTCGGTCGACGTCGAGCTGTTCCACGCGCACCCGATCGAGGCGGACGACACGTCGTCCGTCGTCGTCACCACGACGAACGGGCGCACGGTCGCCGCCGGGCTCACGCTGTGCGCGCCGGAGCGGTCGCTCGCGACCGTCGTCGTGCGCGGCACGCAGGGCGAGGCGACGCTGCGCTACGAGGCGGACGAGCTCGACGTGCGCACCGCGCGGGGCGCCCGCACGATCCGGACGGGCCGGCGTGACCTGCTCGCCGACCTGCTCGACGCGCGGCTCGACCCGGCCGTGCGCCTGCGCTGCGACGTCGAGGCCACGGGCGCGTTCATGGCCGTGCTCGAGGCGGTGCGCACCGCGCCGGACCCGCGGGCCGTGCCGGACGCGCTCGTCACGTGGGTCGGCGCGGGCCAGGAGGCGCACCCGGTCGTCGCCGACGTCGAGGCGTGGTGCGCCGCCGTCGCCGAGCGCGGCGCGGGCTTCGGGGCCGTCGGTGCACCGTGGGCGACGGCCCTGCGCCCGGCCGCCGCGCCCTGA